In Candidatus Palauibacter scopulicola, the following proteins share a genomic window:
- a CDS encoding acetyl-CoA carboxylase carboxyltransferase subunit alpha, translating to MSIEQEGLAELRNHVEELRNKARERGIDVSAELGPLEAQLAAAHDEAMARLSRFDRVKLARNQDRPFSLDYIQGIGTDFFELRGDRVFRDDPAIVGGWLKLDDRSVMVIGHQKGREMKENLRRNFGSPHPEGYRKAKRLLRLAEKFGRPVITFIDTQGAYPGIGAEERGQAEAIARNLAVMAGLRVPIVSCVIGEGGSGGALGIGVADRVLMMENAIYSVISPEGCAAILWRSREHSDKAAEALKLTARDLQDLGVVDQVIPEPRGGAHADREAAVEAMGAAIRRHLRELAKREPAELVESRRDKYYAIGAWEER from the coding sequence ATGTCGATAGAACAGGAAGGCCTGGCCGAACTCCGCAACCACGTGGAGGAGCTTCGGAACAAGGCCCGGGAACGCGGGATCGACGTGAGCGCCGAGCTGGGGCCCCTGGAGGCGCAGCTCGCCGCCGCGCACGATGAGGCCATGGCCCGGCTCTCGCGTTTCGACCGCGTAAAGCTCGCCCGCAACCAGGACCGTCCCTTCTCGCTCGACTACATCCAGGGGATCGGCACGGACTTCTTCGAACTGCGCGGCGACCGGGTCTTCCGCGACGACCCCGCCATCGTCGGCGGCTGGCTCAAGCTCGACGACCGCTCGGTCATGGTCATCGGGCACCAGAAGGGCCGGGAGATGAAGGAGAACCTGCGCCGCAACTTCGGTTCTCCCCATCCGGAGGGGTATCGCAAGGCGAAGCGCCTGCTGCGGCTGGCCGAGAAGTTCGGCCGCCCCGTCATCACCTTCATCGACACGCAGGGGGCGTATCCGGGGATCGGCGCCGAGGAGCGGGGCCAGGCGGAGGCGATCGCCCGCAACCTCGCCGTGATGGCGGGCCTGCGTGTCCCGATCGTGAGCTGCGTCATCGGCGAGGGAGGCTCGGGCGGCGCCCTGGGCATCGGCGTGGCCGACCGCGTCCTCATGATGGAGAACGCGATCTACTCCGTGATCTCGCCCGAGGGGTGCGCCGCGATCCTGTGGCGGAGCCGCGAGCACTCCGACAAAGCGGCGGAGGCGCTCAAGCTCACCGCCCGCGACCTCCAGGATCTGGGCGTGGTGGACCAGGTCATCCCGGAGCCCCGGGGAGGGGCGCATGCGGACCGCGAGGCCGCGGTCGAAGCCATGGGCGCGGCCATCCGGCGCCATCTGCGGGAGCTGGCGAAGCGGGAGCCGGCCGAGCTGGTCGAGTCACGGCGGGACAAGTACTACGCCATCGGCGCCTGGGAGGAGAGGTGA